Below is a genomic region from Ascaphus truei isolate aAscTru1 chromosome 5, aAscTru1.hap1, whole genome shotgun sequence.
ctatcacACACCCAGTAgtacaagcatgctgcctaggggtcatactCAACTGCACTCAAATTCTCCCCTCACATTAAAAATGTAGCTaaagttttttcctccgcaatattacaaagatacaccctttaatctgttgctcgactgctaaaactctgacacaggccctcattctctcctgtcttgtctACTGtgacctcctgctgtccgaccttcctgcctctcgtctgtctcccctacaatccatcctaaacgctgctgccagaatacttttactctttcctaaatctttctcagcgtctcccctgctgaaatgcctttcctggcttcctatcaaatcctgtatcacacactcaattctcctcctcacctttaaGGCTTTACACatttctgcccctccctacatctcagccctaatttcatgCTAtacaccaggggggcgcaaacttttttccctgcgcccccctgccggctgtcccctcactcccgcgcccccctcccaaccccaacttacccgcgctccggcgtaatgacgtcacgttgccatagcaacgtgacgtcacatgacctcgcagcgtcattttgacgccgcgttgccatggcgacacagggaggaagccgccggagccacggtaagttaggtttacagaggccctgcagctcccccggcacttaatttaagtgccttcgggaagcgcgcggggcctctgtaaaccccgcaccccccgtcggcagtgtcgcgccccccctgggggtcgcgccccacagtttgcgcaccgctgctatacaccatgccgactcttgcgttctgctcaaggatgtcttctcactaccccctttgtgtctaaagccctctcctgccttaaacctctctcactgactccccacacctctatccacctttaagacccatcttaacaCACCTCCATAACGAAGCATGTGAGTATCTCTGTGGTTGATACTTTAAACCTCATACatcaaccttggccccttgcagacacacttaccagaacgccctcctactgtctctgtacgttcttcctatttCCCCATTAGATTATAATATCTTCGGGCAGGAACTCTTTTTCCTAAacgtcacttttatgtctgaagcacttcttcccattatgtgtcatttgtattatttgttatttatatgattatgtcacttgtattactgctgtgaagcgctatgtacattaatggcgctatataaataaagatatacatacatacatttgtgtCAGGCATTTCAATTACAAGAACCTCTTAATGCAAGAAAACCCAATTCATTGTGCTTAAAAGGGGCTATTACCTCTAAAAAATTATTTACAGTAAACACTGTTTCCATTTGGGCAGGAATGTCCCTACTCTATGAGCTACATCAAATGTGATATCATATTTTTCCGTAGTcatcaatgaaaaaataaataaatgtagttGACTCATTTTTGGTGGACATGGTTTTACCCAGTTTATCAGTATTCATTTATGAGTTGCCAATTCCTCCATTCCAACTAGTGCTGGCAGTTTAACCGTCTGCATCTTCCAATCCTCCAAATATCAATGGTTTAGTCAAAGGAAAGATTAAGACATAACATCCCTTTTTACCGCCTATCCTTCGCGCCTGCCAGACTTCTCCCATGTTGCTCCtcttctctggaattccctaccacataCCATCACTCTCCCCAGCTACCAGATGTTTAAAAACtctctgaaaactcaccttttcaaggaagcctatttgCCATATCTCaaacactccccccccttccattgAAGCCACTGTGTTACTCGACCAATCACAACCCTATGTAACATAACCCATCAATCTTAATGGGTTCAAttgtaaggctttggtcccgctgcgtccagcGGTGCGTGCGGCCGCAtgcgcgttcctcaccagcaggggtatccttctgagccggtcccagtcccccctcgctgcacggctcacaacgcgctgtgacgcatcagccaccaggggatgcaagaaaattgtgatcccgagtggTGACGCggcacgtggtgcgctgatgagcctatcagcggcgggagcagtcagagagcttcctccacaaggtagggggtggtgtgtgtgtatcagcgtgtgtgagaaggggatttgtgggggaagggggagggagcgggagctgcttaccttccagcagcctgcagcagctccctcctgcagcccgggagaccgagcccgtggagggagggggggggggggggagtagcgggtccctccgctcaaaccacggccGCCGCTCCTGctacctacagaccgcagatagcggtctgtgcctctcagcgcactgcctgcatgcagtgtgggcgcgctgactgagggagcggggccgtagcctaaggctgGGCCATATTCCAACCCGAGTCACACCCCACCTTTcaatgagcagccaccttacctttttgtttcaacattttcCCGCATTCCCTCCAGATAGtaagctctcacaagcagggcctTTCATGACATCCTTATACATGTTTGTCCTCTCTTGTATGTAacggtttatgtaatatacataactctgtaccccattgtactgcacaacaatatgttggcgcttcacaagtAAACAATAATATTTTAAGGctttatttcacaatttcttcTTTTTCCTGCAGTACCATAGACGGTGCACTTTGTAGCATCTCTACAACCCCATTTCCTACATAATGCCCAGgctttcatttcagtttatttcgTTGTTTGGGTACTAGGAATACCTGGATGATAAATTTTAATTGTAATTTGCTCAAATTGGCATGTAATGTAAGAGATTGTACATTTGTGTATCCCAGGATTAGCACCTCCAGATCTAGCAGGTCAGGAAAATCAGATTGCCATTTATTTAACAGAGATATGTAATGCTCAGACGTATGGATTTCTATTAAAGGAGATTGTAAAGAGGCTTTGAAGTTAGATTCCAGTGAACCAGTGGTTAATATATTTGGGTTTTTCTAGTTAGGGTCTGTACAGAATGTCTAAATTGTAAACATAACAAATTGTATATATAGATtaatatagtaactgtaatgatttaaaaaaaaaaacggtgttTTGTTACAGAATTCTGttttgatttttatatgtatgtacgtGACAGATACATGTTACTTTAGTTAACACaagtcaattatatcatgtattTCAAGAGATAGTATGGAAAGTTCAACAccaaaataaataacatactaGAAAATCTCTTCCATTGAAttaaagttctttcaaatctaaggctgtctcacattttaacctggtctgtaactgtttcatacgcccataatatatattttctttacctgtgcacgcaatgtcttgtatataatgtataccctgctcatttatgtaactgtacttgtaaccatgtattatttgttttactctgtgcccaggacatacttgagaacgagaggtaacgtttgtattacttcctggtaaaatatttgtataaataaaataaatcacaaatacaatttgtgcCCGTGCTCagcaaacacaatttttttttttttttttagtacaagtTTAACAGTACTAGACACAAAACCTGTTGGACATGTCCCAATATGTAAAATAGGATTATAAACTTTAAGCAGACGAGATCTTCAGTGCCATAGATTTATGCGagggacatgtttaaggggttacatctgtGTGATTGATACCTCTTTTACTCAAACCTGAGAGATGTGGGTCAGTCAGTATTCTGCCTCCCATTACCTTTATTGACTGAGCCCAGAGTAAAGAAAATACTCAATTGGCAAACACGTCCCCCATTTGGAGGCCTCTAACAAATTCTGCTGGTAAACACTGTCAAGTGCTCAGGCGTGTTACTGGATAAACACTTGATGGTGTTAATGGCTGTAAGGGAAACAAAACGGAGCACGGAGGAAACCACTATAAAAGGTCGGGGCTCGGGCACTAagcttacccctgtcagctcatccgTCTTAGGTCTTGTTGCTCCTTTGCTTCGGTTCCCACAGCGTGCATCCGGCAAGGGAAGCATATGAAGAGGGAGAGGTAATACGGTGCTACAGCAAACAGCAAGTCTAACTCCAACTCCGGTAGTACAAAAAGTTCTATTGAACACACACTAAAAACAGCAGACTGcaacacagcctcctcctctacgtgTTTCACGCTATGATAGCGCTTCGTCTGGGAGACGCTATCACAGCATGAAAcacgtagaggaggaggctgtgttgCAGTCTGCTGTTTTTAGTGTGTGTTCAATATAGCTTTTTGTACTACCGGAGGTGGAGTTAGACTTGCTGTTTGCTGTGGCACCGGAttacctctccctctcttcataTGGTGAGTGGTCATGATAAAGAAAAGTTTGAGGACCTTTGGCATAAAGGGAGAATAGAACCACATCAGTATGTGAGAATGTCTGCCAGACTTACTGCATCTGTGTATCATATTGGGAATACACTCAATGAGAAGATTTTCCATTATACCTAGGCAAAAGAACTAAAGCAATACGTCCCCATGTTTTGAGATAAGTAGTTTAAAACCTGCCCCGTAGAGTACAGTAAATTGTTATCTATATCAGCTAAGTAGTATGGGAATATTGAGTTCTTGCTGTGTGAAGACCACACTCGCATTTAGCATgaggcacacgggggggggggggcgggggagtaatGTGGCCTGGATCTTTTGGATCTTCAACATATCCTAAGGGTCACAGGTACCTCTATACCAGAGTCAGCAGCTACATATGTAAGATGTAAAAGTGTACTGCAAAACATTATTAATATAGCAATATGTATAGATCTATACAAGAAATGTACTCAACCTTACAGAATAAATATTGAAACAAATGTGTGAACAGAAGGACATGTACCAATAGAGGAGGGTATTTCTAATTATTAAAGTATTAACATGTGTATATCGCAAATCAATACTTCGAGACATTGTAGGGATGCTGCCAAACAGTGTATTCAATAAAGTGTGAAAGTTCTTATTCTGCATTATCGCACCTCATTGAATAGCCCCCATTGTGAAGAGATCTTCCCCAAAAAAGGTAAAGATTTCAGCTGTATGAATTGCAATATAAAATCAAATCAATAGAGCTGAAATCTTTTCCGGCAAAGTCTCTttggatcttttttttttttttttcaaataaaaatatcacttgtgagcacattcacatttctcaggcaggtctgcaactccaCCTTCCACcagtatctcccagcatacagtgcttcccatGCAGCTGGGGATTGTGGGAAATtacaccaaaaataaataaattacattttgggCTCATAGATGAGCGTTTATTGTTTTCATTCATcagttattttattattaaacatttaaaattaaatatcAGACATCAGTACAAGCTTCAGTATTGTGAGCATGGAATTTTCCAgttaacaaaacaaacaaaatggaAATAAGTGCTGGCAATTAGAGTAAAAATATGAAACATATCAAAACCGTACCACAGAAAAAACATGGTGACCTATATCAATAGCAAAACTTCCATGTCAATTTCTTAAAATCACTTTTATCCACTATGGTATGCATTCAATCTTCTATATTAAGATGGGGTATTGTGCAATTAGGCAAAGTCACTCTACCAAGGTTTTTTCAAGTAAGCAAACAATTTCCCAAgaagcagcttaaaaaaaaaaaagatataatgCATTCACAATGTTTATGCCACTTTTGAAAAATTAACATTACATCTTGGACAGTGGATAAATCGGCCTTTCAACAAAAATGACGCCATCCCATTTTTgaatgtacaaaatgtattattggGACCCAATTCCCTCAACCAAGGATGAGGTTCAGGAAAGCATTGTAATGACAATAGTTCCCAGACCATGTTGCATTTACCTGGGTTTCCCCTAGTAATTTATTGCTTTAACACTCTCCATGTTCAAACAAAAATAGAGTAACTTTTTGTAGAAAGATCACATCTTTTCGGCTATTTGCATTTTAGTTCACATACAAGATTTCTTCTTTCGCTACCAGATGTCTACAGAATTCAAGTTATCAAATTCTTTCTCCGATGGATGTATCACTGTTTCTCAGGAGGAAGGGGCCTTCAGAAACGAAATATGCATCACTGCAGCCAGCAACAGCTCAAATTAGGGCCGACTGGCAATACATTTGCAAAGAGAAATGATCTAAAAGGATGTATGCTTGTATATGCGATTGTGCTAGTAGTCTTTACAAAcacattagtttaaaaaaaaaaaacaagtgcacAGTGAAATGGAATTAACCTTGCGTCCTTTTCAGTCATATAAATACAATAACAATAATCAAATTAGACTAGTGAAATAAGGAATGGGAGATTGTATGAACCATGTTCCATGAACCTTTTTCAGATATTATTCAATAAGAAATTACTATAATTAACATATAgttgtactttaaaaaaaaaaaatgcaagtttcATTAAAGCAGCATTGAGCTTGTGTAAGTAACCTCTGCAAATGTAAAAATTCTAAATTGGATGAGATGTTTTTAACGTAATATTTTATACTCAAGATTATTTTTGTTTGACTTCCACTTTTGGGAAGACATGCAAAAGACAAATCCAAATATCTGTACAGCCCAATCTATAAAAGAATCCTTTCCCATATAGAAGACGTTCCCAGTGTAACACCACACCCTGTATATTTAAGTGATGGAAGCAAAATAAAGTTTAGATTCAAAATGTATTCCTTTCTTTGCATGTGACTAAAAGaaatagtaataaaaaaaatattgcaatGCTTCCGCTGAAAATTATATGGACAAAGTGAGAAGACTGCAGATTTGACATCTAGTTTGACAAGCTAGCTTGTTCCATGTAAGATAATGCAGTAATCCCTTCCTGCATTTTAAAAGTAAattcagataaaaaaaaaaaaaaattaattcttTACCCAATAATTGCTAAGCAGCCACAATGCAAGGCAGCAGAGAGCTGCAGATAAACGGCCCCCTAGTGCCATGCAAGGCTGCTTTACACTAACTGCGCAACACTAACGTCCACGTTTTTGGAAAAAACAAGCTAGATGTTTTAGgcagttttttggggggggcacttgTAATTTAAGTGCCAGTCAAATGTCGAAGTTTTCATCCTCTTGGCCAAAAGCTCCATGCGGCACCAGGAAGCAGCAGAGCTATGAGGATGGAGGAGAACAGGTTGACTGCATTATTGTCCAATATGGGCTTGCCAGATATGAGTTTTGCTCCGCTTGCTGGGTGGTTGACAATCTGGCCTGTACTTTCATCGTAACCTGGAAGAATGATAGAGTTGGGAATTATTTGGTGCCATTTCACCACATCTGCAGCTGTAATATCTGTGTGATAACTTCTGAAATACAATACCCGGTATCTCTTTCCAAATTGTTACATATCTATTTTCTAGCATTGAATATACATTTTGCTTAACTTTATTAAAGGAGCAGTGCACGccatatttttgcatttttgacACACTTCATTCAGGATATGAGTGTTTAAGATATTAAGTGTCAGGGAGGTTAACATGGAGCTCTACGCAGAGCCCAGCGCAATGCAAAGGCTGCCAAGGTTACATTACAGCTCGTCTCCCACACAGTCTCTTTATCCCATCACCCCTCCCTAATAATGACAGAACAATATAAGGCAACTGCGAGTAAGTGCCTGCCTGACAAAAATAGATAATGTAGACACAAATGAATTGATATGCTTTAGTTCCATTTTTTTGTAGCATGAAATACTGCTGTAAGGTAACCTAAAGATAAATATGAACCAATACGTCTTAGATATACTTGGGCAAATATTCTTTGCACCTTCTGATGGAGAAATATATGTGACTTTCTTTCACGAGTGCAAAACAGTTTAACTGTAGCTAGATTTCTGCAATGTTTTCATACATTTATGGTTGCTTTTAAATAAAATCCCATGGGATTAACCTTACTTAAAAATAACAAatgagatagatatatctatcaaCTACAGGTCTTTAATTTTGATCAATCGTCTACTCTAAATCAATGTCAATGATGAAAGCCTTCATACAAGATCAGAGAAAACAACTGAAGTCTCAGGCATGTGTGCAAAGTCAAAAGATTTATTCACAAATTAGTGATGCAACGATACAGTTCGCACCACACCAATTCCTTAACTCAGAATTGGGACAGCATAATTCTAAAGCATTTGAACATCAGTCTTCAACTCACATTGCCTTCTTAGCATGGCTAATGGCCTTTTAATATTGGATGTTAATGATAAAAAGTTGAGCAAATCTTGGGTATATTTAGTTTGACCGAAATAGACATGACATACTCAAATGTTTGGCAATGGAGACATTTAAAGGTCTAATTCCCAAATTCTAGGTcagtttttaaccttttttttggtcaaggaaccctataattatactgTTAAATCCTgcaggaccccaaccctctctaatagcgcatctgagatcagatgcattgtaaggaaccccaaccctctctaatagcgcatctgaggtctgatgcattgtaaattcttctgtattggtacaattttcaaataacctgaaaattgcagggaaccctttaggcatgtccggggaacccaagggctgCCTGTTgaaaccctcccaccccccactgtTTTAGATTATAATATAGACAAAAAATAAGATTTAAACATACCTGAATACTGCATTATTGCTCCCAAGTAGGAATCTATTATAGATCCAAGTAAACCAGCCAATGCACCATATATGACAATGGGCCACTGTGGAGCTGCAACTTCCAAATCATTCACAAATATAAGCTGGGTAACAAAATATGCTGCACCCACACTCAAGCCACCAAGAAGGCTTGAAATAAGACCTACTAGAGTAACTCCTCCATTGGTACCTACAAAGCAAAAAGTCTAGATTCATTTTCCAAGCTTGATTAATTCTGCAGTTGTTCAACACAATTAATTGGTATGCTAACAACTATTTGTTCAGTAGAAATATTACACCAACCTACATTTAAGCATTAGTTAACATACAGTAGTACAAAAGGTAGTTTTAGATCTAGGTCTAGTACATCACTATTTCTCTTCGGGGTAGCTAGTTTTCACAAAAAGGTGCAATTGCATTCAATATATACTTCTGAGCTAAACACATAATATGAAAGAGTGGCAAccccctgaaaaaaaaaaacacaattaattcAGACCAGTTGTCTGGAAATCATTGGTATACACAGAAAAGCTATGCTGCCAGAAATATAAGGTGTCCAagtgatttttgttgttgttggtggAGGACATCTTGGGGCCCCCAAGGATACAAAGATTTTCTCTTTCAATTCCTGTTGGAACAGTTCTCTCCCTTCTGATTACCAGAACCTGAATTCTGAATGGGGAATGTAACTGTTTCTCTTCTCAGACTGCAAACATTGCTACACAATGTTAAAATCGGTGCATTCCTGCACTTATTTTGTACATTTAACCCAAGGAAGTATACCTTCCAATTACAGTCCATTGAAAAGTAGAAAGTGGTCTTTAGTCTAATTGCAATCTGTGTCTCACCTATGTAATTCTTACATTTCTATTGGTTCTGGTGAACAAAATGAAATTACTTCTGCAGCTTAAAAAATATACGCAGATGTTATTGTATATCAAACTTCAAAAACCATCATGCATGTAAACATCTAAGGAAGGGACCAACATGGCCTCAACGGCTTATATAAAACATGTCTGTCTCTTCATAATTGTGATAAAATTAAGAGCATAACCTGCAAATCATCAAAAAGGTAGTCCAAGGTAATTCCCAAGACAGCCattaatacatactgtagaaaTTGACTTTAGGAAAGATCAGTGTGTTCACCAACTGCTCCTACCAAAGAAATAGTGCACCACATCAGTTAGTGAAATCCAATAAAAACAATGAGAGAAACAAACATACAAGTTATGCCTTACCTACTGGAACTTTTTCCCAGGTTGTTATTAAACGGGGAGCACTTTTACTGAGTACAGGGCCTATCTCAGAAGCCCATGTATCTCCTGCTGAGCAGGCAAGAGCTCCTAGCAGCGATAAGCACATCCATGATGCAGTGTACTCTTTGGAAAAGTCAATGGGTATTTCACCTGGTCCATTTTCTACCATGTAGAGCAGAGCAAGCTCTGCAGGGACACCACCATTACAAAATACCTGCACCCAATTTCTCTGTCctcctgaaaaaaataaaatacaagtttcAAGGGAGCCCATCATATTTTGTGGGAAGCGAATTAACTTTATATAGTATTGTAGATTTGCGACCTTGTTTGGTTTCAGCATGAATTTCAAGGATATGTAATGTACAGGTGTTAGAAAATATTCTCACAAATATAAATTGAATTTAGTGACAGTCAGCCATTTGCGTTTTTCATGAAATACAAATTTGTGTGTTTGAAGTAGACAAATAATAATGACAGGAACAGAACTCACAAGATATAGGCAATACTCCAAAATCGTATAATCCCTCCGATAAGTTTAAGAAAAATAAATCAAAGAGTTCTTATGGATATgcagcatacagcaaataaaaatattacttgtgagcacaatcgcatgtctcagacaggtctgcaaccctacttttccccattatctcttgggatacaattcttccactgcagctagggattctgggaaatgacatgcaaatgagcacagtgttacCTTTTGCTTCCTATCCATATTAATATGGACCCCCTATAAGTTTGTGCCT
It encodes:
- the TMEM19 gene encoding transmembrane protein 19, coding for MLFIQDDLYKESVKMMMNIVILCMILCISLSFWIISITASTYYGTLRPISPWRWLVSIVIPVIIATRGIKKKSLDHSGALGALLVGFILTVANYSFFSALLTFFFVSSKLTKWKGEVKKRFDSEYKEGGQRNWVQVFCNGGVPAELALLYMVENGPGEIPIDFSKEYTASWMCLSLLGALACSAGDTWASEIGPVLSKSAPRLITTWEKVPVGTNGGVTLVGLISSLLGGLSVGAAYFVTQLIFVNDLEVAAPQWPIVIYGALAGLLGSIIDSYLGAIMQYSGYDESTGQIVNHPASGAKLISGKPILDNNAVNLFSSILIALLLPGAAWSFWPRG